In the genome of Capra hircus breed San Clemente chromosome 17, ASM170441v1, whole genome shotgun sequence, one region contains:
- the NF2 gene encoding merlin isoform X2, with translation MAGAIASRMSFSSLKRKQPKTFTVRIVTMDAEMEFNCEMKWKGKDLFDLVCRTLGLRETWFFGLQYTIKDTVAWLKMDKKVLDHDVSKEEPVTFHFLAKFYPENAEEELVQEITQHLFFLQVKKQILDEKIYCPPEASVLLASYAVQAKYGDYDPSVHKRGFLAQEELLPKRVINLYQMTPEMWEERITAWYAEHRGRARDEAEMEYLKIAQDLEMYGVNYFTIRNKKGTELLLGVDALGLHIYDPENRLTPKISFPWNEIRNISYSDKEFTIKPLDKKIDVFKFNSSKLRVNKLILQLCIGNHDLFMRRRKADSLEVQQMKAQAREEKARKQMERQRLAREKQMREEAERTRDELERRLLQMKEEATMANEALMRSEETADLLAEKAQITEEEAKLLAQKAAEAEQEMQRIKATAIRTEEEKRLMEQKVLEAEVLALKMAEESERRAKEADQLKQDLQEAREAERRAKQKLLEITTKPTYPPMNPLPAPLPPDMASFNLVGDSLSFDFKDTDMKRLSMEIEKEKVEYMEKSKHLQEQLNELKTEIEALRLKERETALDMLHSESSDRGGGGSKHSTIKKPQAQGRRPICI, from the exons ATGAAGTGGAAGGGGAAGGACCTGTTTGACTTGGTGTGCCGGACCCTGGGGCTTCGCGAAACCTGGTTCTTCGGCCTGCAGTACACAATCAAGGACACCGTGGCTTGGCTCAAGATGGACAAGAAG GTGCTGGATCACGATGTCTCAAAGGAAGAGCCGGTCACCTTTCACTTCCTGGCCAAATTTTATCCCGAGAATGCCGAGGAAGAGCTGGTTCAGGAGATCACGCAACACTTATTCTTCCTGCAG gtgaagaagcagatCTTGGATGAAAAAATCTACTGCCCTCCCGAGGCGTCTGTGCTCCTGGCTTCTTACGCCGTCCAGGCCAAG TACGGCGACTACGACCCCTCTGTTCACAAGCGGGGGTTTCTGGCCCAAGAGGAATTGCTTCCTAAAAGG GTAATAAATCTGTATCAGATGACTCCAGAAATGTGGGAGGAGAGGATCACAGCCTGGTACGCGGAGCACCGAGGCCGAGCCAG GGATGAAGCGGAGATGGAGTATTTAAAGATAGCTCAGGACCTGGAGATGTATGGTGTGAACTACTTCACAATCCGG AATAAAAAGGGCACAGAGCTGCTGCTCGGAGTGGATGCTTTGGGGCTTCACATTTATGACCCTGAGAACAGGCTGACCCCCAAGATCTCCTTCCCGTGGAACGAAATCCGGAACATCTCCTATAGCGACAAGGAG tttacCATTAAGCCTTTGGATAAGAAAATCGATGTCTTCAAATTTAACTCCTCAAAGCTTCGTGTCAATAAGCTG ATTCTGCAGCTGTGTATTGGGAATCACGACCTGTTTATGAGGAGAAGGAAGGCCGATTCTTTGGAAGTCCAGCAGATGAAAGCCCAGGCCAGGGAGGAGAAGGCTAGGAAGCAG ATGGAACGGCAGCGCCTCGCTCGGGAGAAGCAGATGCGAGAGGAGGCTGAGCGCACGCGGGACGAGCTGGAGAGGCGGCTGCTGCAGATGAAGGAAGAGGCGACGATGGCCAACGAAGCCCTG ATGCGGTCCGAGGAGACAGCTGACCTGTTGGCCGAAAAGGCCCAGATCACAGAGGAGGAGGCAAAGCTCCTGGCCCAGAAGGCGGCAGAGGCCGAGCAGGAGATGCAGCGCATCAAGGCCACGGCTATCCGGACGGAGGAGGAGAAGCGCCTGATGGAGCAGAAGGTGCTGGAGGCCGAGGTGCTGGCGCTGAAGATGGCCGAGGAGTCAGAGAGGAG GGCCAAGGAGGCCGATCAGCTGAAGCAGGACCTGCAGGAAGCCCGGGAGGCAGAGCGAAGGGCCAAGCAGAAGCTGCTGGAAATCACCACCAAGCCCACGTACCCG CCCATGAACCCACTGCCAGCGCCACTGCCTCCCGACATGGCAAGCTTCAACCTCGTCGGCGACAGCCTGTCTTTCGACTTCAAGGACACCGACATGAAGCGGCTTTCCATGGAGATAGAGAAAGAGAA GGTGGAATACATGGAGAAGAGCAAGCACCTGCAGGAGCAGCTCAACGAGCTCAAGACCGAGATCGAGGCCTTGAGACTCAAGGAGCGGGAGACGGCCTTGGACATGCTGCACAGCGAGAGCTCCGACCGGGGTGGCGGCGGCAGCAAGCACAGCACCATCAAAAAG CCTCAAGCCCAAGGCAGAAGACCTATCTGCATTTGA
- the NF2 gene encoding merlin isoform X3, with protein sequence MAGAIASRMSFSSLKRKQPKTFTVRIVTMDAEMEFNCEMKWKGKDLFDLVCRTLGLRETWFFGLQYTIKDTVAWLKMDKKVLDHDVSKEEPVTFHFLAKFYPENAEEELVQEITQHLFFLQVKKQILDEKIYCPPEASVLLASYAVQAKYGDYDPSVHKRGFLAQEELLPKRVINLYQMTPEMWEERITAWYAEHRGRARDEAEMEYLKIAQDLEMYGVNYFTIRNKKGTELLLGVDALGLHIYDPENRLTPKISFPWNEIRNISYSDKEFTIKPLDKKIDVFKFNSSKLRVNKLMERQRLAREKQMREEAERTRDELERRLLQMKEEATMANEALMRSEETADLLAEKAQITEEEAKLLAQKAAEAEQEMQRIKATAIRTEEEKRLMEQKVLEAEVLALKMAEESERRAKEADQLKQDLQEAREAERRAKQKLLEITTKPTYPPMNPLPAPLPPDMASFNLVGDSLSFDFKDTDMKRLSMEIEKEKVEYMEKSKHLQEQLNELKTEIEALRLKERETALDMLHSESSDRGGGGSKHSTIKKLTLQSAKSRVAFFEEL encoded by the exons ATGAAGTGGAAGGGGAAGGACCTGTTTGACTTGGTGTGCCGGACCCTGGGGCTTCGCGAAACCTGGTTCTTCGGCCTGCAGTACACAATCAAGGACACCGTGGCTTGGCTCAAGATGGACAAGAAG GTGCTGGATCACGATGTCTCAAAGGAAGAGCCGGTCACCTTTCACTTCCTGGCCAAATTTTATCCCGAGAATGCCGAGGAAGAGCTGGTTCAGGAGATCACGCAACACTTATTCTTCCTGCAG gtgaagaagcagatCTTGGATGAAAAAATCTACTGCCCTCCCGAGGCGTCTGTGCTCCTGGCTTCTTACGCCGTCCAGGCCAAG TACGGCGACTACGACCCCTCTGTTCACAAGCGGGGGTTTCTGGCCCAAGAGGAATTGCTTCCTAAAAGG GTAATAAATCTGTATCAGATGACTCCAGAAATGTGGGAGGAGAGGATCACAGCCTGGTACGCGGAGCACCGAGGCCGAGCCAG GGATGAAGCGGAGATGGAGTATTTAAAGATAGCTCAGGACCTGGAGATGTATGGTGTGAACTACTTCACAATCCGG AATAAAAAGGGCACAGAGCTGCTGCTCGGAGTGGATGCTTTGGGGCTTCACATTTATGACCCTGAGAACAGGCTGACCCCCAAGATCTCCTTCCCGTGGAACGAAATCCGGAACATCTCCTATAGCGACAAGGAG tttacCATTAAGCCTTTGGATAAGAAAATCGATGTCTTCAAATTTAACTCCTCAAAGCTTCGTGTCAATAAGCTG ATGGAACGGCAGCGCCTCGCTCGGGAGAAGCAGATGCGAGAGGAGGCTGAGCGCACGCGGGACGAGCTGGAGAGGCGGCTGCTGCAGATGAAGGAAGAGGCGACGATGGCCAACGAAGCCCTG ATGCGGTCCGAGGAGACAGCTGACCTGTTGGCCGAAAAGGCCCAGATCACAGAGGAGGAGGCAAAGCTCCTGGCCCAGAAGGCGGCAGAGGCCGAGCAGGAGATGCAGCGCATCAAGGCCACGGCTATCCGGACGGAGGAGGAGAAGCGCCTGATGGAGCAGAAGGTGCTGGAGGCCGAGGTGCTGGCGCTGAAGATGGCCGAGGAGTCAGAGAGGAG GGCCAAGGAGGCCGATCAGCTGAAGCAGGACCTGCAGGAAGCCCGGGAGGCAGAGCGAAGGGCCAAGCAGAAGCTGCTGGAAATCACCACCAAGCCCACGTACCCG CCCATGAACCCACTGCCAGCGCCACTGCCTCCCGACATGGCAAGCTTCAACCTCGTCGGCGACAGCCTGTCTTTCGACTTCAAGGACACCGACATGAAGCGGCTTTCCATGGAGATAGAGAAAGAGAA GGTGGAATACATGGAGAAGAGCAAGCACCTGCAGGAGCAGCTCAACGAGCTCAAGACCGAGATCGAGGCCTTGAGACTCAAGGAGCGGGAGACGGCCTTGGACATGCTGCACAGCGAGAGCTCCGACCGGGGTGGCGGCGGCAGCAAGCACAGCACCATCAAAAAG
- the NF2 gene encoding merlin isoform X1: MAGAIASRMSFSSLKRKQPKTFTVRIVTMDAEMEFNCEMKWKGKDLFDLVCRTLGLRETWFFGLQYTIKDTVAWLKMDKKVLDHDVSKEEPVTFHFLAKFYPENAEEELVQEITQHLFFLQVKKQILDEKIYCPPEASVLLASYAVQAKYGDYDPSVHKRGFLAQEELLPKRVINLYQMTPEMWEERITAWYAEHRGRARDEAEMEYLKIAQDLEMYGVNYFTIRNKKGTELLLGVDALGLHIYDPENRLTPKISFPWNEIRNISYSDKEFTIKPLDKKIDVFKFNSSKLRVNKLILQLCIGNHDLFMRRRKADSLEVQQMKAQAREEKARKQMERQRLAREKQMREEAERTRDELERRLLQMKEEATMANEALMRSEETADLLAEKAQITEEEAKLLAQKAAEAEQEMQRIKATAIRTEEEKRLMEQKVLEAEVLALKMAEESERRAKEADQLKQDLQEAREAERRAKQKLLEITTKPTYPPMNPLPAPLPPDMASFNLVGDSLSFDFKDTDMKRLSMEIEKEKVEYMEKSKHLQEQLNELKTEIEALRLKERETALDMLHSESSDRGGGGSKHSTIKKLTLQSAKSRVAFFEEL; encoded by the exons ATGAAGTGGAAGGGGAAGGACCTGTTTGACTTGGTGTGCCGGACCCTGGGGCTTCGCGAAACCTGGTTCTTCGGCCTGCAGTACACAATCAAGGACACCGTGGCTTGGCTCAAGATGGACAAGAAG GTGCTGGATCACGATGTCTCAAAGGAAGAGCCGGTCACCTTTCACTTCCTGGCCAAATTTTATCCCGAGAATGCCGAGGAAGAGCTGGTTCAGGAGATCACGCAACACTTATTCTTCCTGCAG gtgaagaagcagatCTTGGATGAAAAAATCTACTGCCCTCCCGAGGCGTCTGTGCTCCTGGCTTCTTACGCCGTCCAGGCCAAG TACGGCGACTACGACCCCTCTGTTCACAAGCGGGGGTTTCTGGCCCAAGAGGAATTGCTTCCTAAAAGG GTAATAAATCTGTATCAGATGACTCCAGAAATGTGGGAGGAGAGGATCACAGCCTGGTACGCGGAGCACCGAGGCCGAGCCAG GGATGAAGCGGAGATGGAGTATTTAAAGATAGCTCAGGACCTGGAGATGTATGGTGTGAACTACTTCACAATCCGG AATAAAAAGGGCACAGAGCTGCTGCTCGGAGTGGATGCTTTGGGGCTTCACATTTATGACCCTGAGAACAGGCTGACCCCCAAGATCTCCTTCCCGTGGAACGAAATCCGGAACATCTCCTATAGCGACAAGGAG tttacCATTAAGCCTTTGGATAAGAAAATCGATGTCTTCAAATTTAACTCCTCAAAGCTTCGTGTCAATAAGCTG ATTCTGCAGCTGTGTATTGGGAATCACGACCTGTTTATGAGGAGAAGGAAGGCCGATTCTTTGGAAGTCCAGCAGATGAAAGCCCAGGCCAGGGAGGAGAAGGCTAGGAAGCAG ATGGAACGGCAGCGCCTCGCTCGGGAGAAGCAGATGCGAGAGGAGGCTGAGCGCACGCGGGACGAGCTGGAGAGGCGGCTGCTGCAGATGAAGGAAGAGGCGACGATGGCCAACGAAGCCCTG ATGCGGTCCGAGGAGACAGCTGACCTGTTGGCCGAAAAGGCCCAGATCACAGAGGAGGAGGCAAAGCTCCTGGCCCAGAAGGCGGCAGAGGCCGAGCAGGAGATGCAGCGCATCAAGGCCACGGCTATCCGGACGGAGGAGGAGAAGCGCCTGATGGAGCAGAAGGTGCTGGAGGCCGAGGTGCTGGCGCTGAAGATGGCCGAGGAGTCAGAGAGGAG GGCCAAGGAGGCCGATCAGCTGAAGCAGGACCTGCAGGAAGCCCGGGAGGCAGAGCGAAGGGCCAAGCAGAAGCTGCTGGAAATCACCACCAAGCCCACGTACCCG CCCATGAACCCACTGCCAGCGCCACTGCCTCCCGACATGGCAAGCTTCAACCTCGTCGGCGACAGCCTGTCTTTCGACTTCAAGGACACCGACATGAAGCGGCTTTCCATGGAGATAGAGAAAGAGAA GGTGGAATACATGGAGAAGAGCAAGCACCTGCAGGAGCAGCTCAACGAGCTCAAGACCGAGATCGAGGCCTTGAGACTCAAGGAGCGGGAGACGGCCTTGGACATGCTGCACAGCGAGAGCTCCGACCGGGGTGGCGGCGGCAGCAAGCACAGCACCATCAAAAAG